The following coding sequences are from one Lolium rigidum isolate FL_2022 chromosome 6, APGP_CSIRO_Lrig_0.1, whole genome shotgun sequence window:
- the LOC124667113 gene encoding uncharacterized protein LOC124667113 produces MSDWGPVVIAVVLFVLLSPGLLLQLPGKHHIVEFGNMHTSAMAILVHAIIYFALIALFVIVIGVHITTG; encoded by the coding sequence ATGTCGGACTGGGGTCCGGTGGTGATCGCGGTGGTGCTGTTCGTGCTGCTCTCGCCGGGGCTGCTGCTGCAGCTGCCGGGGAAGCACCACATCGTGGAGTTCGGCAACATGCACACCAGCGCCATGGCCATCCTTGTCCACGCCATCATCTACTTCGCGCTCATCGCCctcttcgtcatcgtcatcggAGTACACATCACCACTGGCTAG